A genomic segment from Deltaproteobacteria bacterium encodes:
- a CDS encoding DUF938 domain-containing protein: MKEIAPAAERNKEPIREVLAEVLPATGLVLEVASGTGQHAVHFAAAFPQIVWQPSDVDARALASIRAHAADAALPNLREPIYLDAAADTWPVAAAGAVVSINMIHIAPWRCCVGLVAGAARVLPEGGPLVLYGPFRVDGAFNAPSNAEFDASLRRMDPEWGVRELRDVETEAAARGLVLDRVVDMPANNYTVVFRKRRPATGPRP, from the coding sequence ATGAAGGAGATCGCCCCGGCCGCCGAGCGCAACAAGGAGCCGATTCGCGAGGTTCTGGCCGAGGTGTTGCCCGCGACCGGACTCGTGCTCGAGGTGGCATCCGGAACCGGCCAGCACGCGGTCCACTTCGCCGCCGCGTTTCCGCAGATCGTGTGGCAACCGTCGGACGTCGACGCGCGCGCGCTGGCGTCGATCCGCGCGCACGCCGCCGACGCGGCGCTGCCGAATCTGCGCGAGCCGATCTACCTCGATGCCGCCGCGGACACCTGGCCGGTGGCGGCGGCCGGCGCGGTGGTCTCGATCAACATGATCCACATTGCCCCGTGGCGATGCTGCGTCGGCCTGGTCGCCGGTGCGGCGCGCGTGTTGCCGGAGGGCGGACCGCTGGTGTTGTATGGGCCGTTCCGCGTCGACGGCGCGTTCAACGCCCCGAGCAACGCGGAGTTCGACGCATCGCTGCGGCGCATGGACCCGGAATGGGGCGTGCGCGAGCTGCGCGACGTCGAGACGGAGGCAGCCGCCCGCGGTCTGGTGCTCGACCGCGTGGTCGACATGCCCGCCAACAACTACACCGTCGTGTTCCGCAAGCGGCGACCGGCTACTGGACCACGACCGTGA